Proteins from one Impatiens glandulifera chromosome 2, dImpGla2.1, whole genome shotgun sequence genomic window:
- the LOC124926679 gene encoding splicing factor 3B subunit 6-like protein has translation MATISLRKSNARLPPEVNRVLYVRNLPFNITSEEMYDIFGKYGAIRQIRIGTNKDTRGTAFVVYEDIYDAKTAVDHLSGFNVANRYLIVLYYQQAKMSKKFDQKKKEEEIIKLQEKYGVSTKDK, from the coding sequence ATGGCGACAATCAGTCTACGCAAGAGCAACGCTCGACTTCCGCCTGAGGTTAATCGTGTACTCTACGTCAGAAATCTTCCGTTCAACATCACCAGTGAGGAGATGTACGACATCTTCGGTAAATACGGCGCAATACGACAGATTCGAATTGGTACAAATAAGGATACAAGAGGAACTGCCTTCGTTGTCTATGAAGACATCTACGACGCTAAGACCGCCGTCGATCACCTGTCCGGTTTCAATGTCGCCAATCGCTATCTTATAGTCTTGTACTACCAGCAAGCCAAGATGAGCAAGAAATTCGATCAGAAAAAGAAAGAGGAGGAGATTATCAAGCTTCAGGAGAAGTATGGTGTATCGACGAAAGATAAGTGA
- the LOC124927037 gene encoding UDP-rhamnose/UDP-galactose transporter 1-like — MEAEKKSSSVSNVGAWGMNVVSSVGIIMANKQLMSLNGYAFGFATTLTGFHFLVTALVGAASNASGYSASKHVPTWELLWFSIVANMSITGMNLSLMLNSVGFYQISKLSMIPVVCILEWILHSKHYTREVKIAVIVVVIGVGVCTVTDVKVNAKGFICASVAVLSTSLQQISIGSLQKKYSIGSFELLSKTAPFQAASLLALGPFIDYLLSGNSIMMYKWSSGAIAFILLSCTLAVFCNISQYLCIGRFSAVSFQVLGHMKTVCVLTLGWLLFDSELTFKNIMGMMIAILGMLIYSWAVEVEKQSKVTSMVKTSLTEDEIRLLKDGVENVPIKDLELAASKG; from the exons ATGGAGGCTGAGAAGAAATCGTCATCAGTTTCCAATGTCGGCGCTTGGGGGATGAACGTTGTAAGTTCAGTTGGAATCATTATGGCTAATAAACAACTCATGTCTCTCAATGGATATGCATTTGGTTTCG CCACAACTTTAACTGGATTCCATTTTCTTGTTACTGCTTTGGTTGGAGCTGCATCAAACGCTAGCGGATATTCAGCTTCAAAGCATGTTCCTACATGGGAGCTTCTTTGGTTCTCAATTGTTGCTAATATGTCCATTACAGGAATGAACTTAAGTCTCATGTTGAATTCTGTTGGCTTTTATCAA ATTTCAAAGCTCAGCATGATTCCAGTTGTCTGTATATTGGAATGGATTCTTCATAGCAAGCATTACACGAGAGAAGTTAAAATCGCGGTTATTGTTGTAGTTATAGGTGTGGGAGTTTGTACTGTAACCGATGTTAAAGTTAATGCCAAAGGTTTCATTTGTGCTTCTGTTGCGGTTCTATCAACCTCCCTGCAGCAAATT TCTATAGGTTCTTTGCAGAAGAAATACTCAATTGGGTCATTTGAATTGTTGAGTAAGACCGCTCCATTTCAAGCTGCTTCTCTTCTAGCCCTTGGCCCGTTCATAGACTACCTTCTTAGCGGGAATTCAATAATGATGTACAAATGGTCTTCTGGTGCAATT GCATTCATACTCCTTTCGTGCACATTGGCGGTTTTCTGCAACATAAGTCAATATCTGTGTATTGGGCGATTCTCGGCTGTTTCATTCCAGGTTTTAGGACATATGAAGACAGTTTGTGTACTGACATTGGGATGGTTGTTGTTTGATTCGGAATTGACATTCAAGAACATAATGGGAATGATGATAGCAATTTTGGGCATGTTAATATATAGTTGGGCAGTGGAAGTTGAAAAACAATCCAAGGTTACTTCAATGGTGAAAACCAGCTTAACAGAAGACGAGATTAGGTTATTGAAGGATGGAGTTGAGAATGTTCCGATTAAGGACCTAGAACTTGCTGCGTCGAAAGGGTAA